In one Musa acuminata AAA Group cultivar baxijiao chromosome BXJ2-5, Cavendish_Baxijiao_AAA, whole genome shotgun sequence genomic region, the following are encoded:
- the LOC135613044 gene encoding universal stress protein PHOS34-like isoform X4: MDTHHALPDPDRPARLLPSASAGSRRRIAIAVDLSDESAHAVSWAVRNYLRPGDAVVLLHVRPTSVLYGADWGAVDLSLPAGDDDAENGLPASEESQRKMEEDFDAFTTSKAQDLAQPLVEAQIPFKIHIVKDHDMKERLCLEVERLRPSAVIMGSRGFGAARSVSKSRLGSVSDYCVHHCACPVVVVRYPDDGAGAGSGLDNGEAKKLDEGIELHLAPEEEQEYHDAAEEQKDA, encoded by the coding sequence ATGGACACGCATCATGCTCTACCGGATCCCGATCGCCCCGCGCGCCTCCTCCCCTCCGCCTCCGCGGGATCCCGCCGCCGGATCGCCATCGCCGTCGACCTCAGCGACGAGAGCGCCCACGCCGTGAGCTGGGCCGTACGGAACTACTTGCGCCCCGGGGACGCCGTCGTCCTCCTCCATGTCCGCCCCACCAGCGTCCTCTACGGCGCCGATTGGGGCGCAGTCGACCTCTCCCTACCGGCCGGCGACGACGACGCGGAGAACGGGCTCCCTGCCTCCGAGGAGTCGCAGCGGAAGATGGAGGAGGATTTCGACGCCTTCACCACGAGCAAGGCGCAGGACCTGGCGCAACCCCTCGTGGAGGCGCAGATTCCCTTCAAGATCCACATCGTCAAGGACCACGACATGAAGGAGCGGCTGTGCCTCGAGGTGGAGAGGCTGCGTCCTAGCGCGGTTATCATGGGGAGCAGGGGATTTGGGGCTGCCAGGAGCGTCAGCAAGAGCCGTCTCGGAAGCGTCAGCGATTACTGCGTCCATCACTGCGCTTGCCCCGTGGTGGTGGTCCGTTACCCTGATGATGGGGCTGGTGCTGGATCTGGACTGGACAATGGAGAGGCCAAGAAGTTAGACGAGGGGATCGAGCTTCACCTGGCGCCAGAGGAGGAACAGGAGTATCACGATGCTGCTGAGGAACAAAAAG
- the LOC135613044 gene encoding universal stress protein PHOS34-like isoform X2 — protein sequence MDTHHALPDPDRPARLLPSASAGSRRRIAIAVDLSDESAHAVSWAVRNYLRPGDAVVLLHVRPTSVLYGADWGAVDLSLPAGDDDAENGLPASEESQRKMEEDFDAFTTSKAQDLAQPLVEAQIPFKIHIVKDHDMKERLCLEVERLRPSAVIMGSRGFGAARSVSKSRLGSVSDYCVHHCACPVVVVRYPDDGAGAGSGLDNGEAKKLDEGIELHLAPEEEQEYHDAAEEQKGELNHLWKVP from the coding sequence ATGGACACGCATCATGCTCTACCGGATCCCGATCGCCCCGCGCGCCTCCTCCCCTCCGCCTCCGCGGGATCCCGCCGCCGGATCGCCATCGCCGTCGACCTCAGCGACGAGAGCGCCCACGCCGTGAGCTGGGCCGTACGGAACTACTTGCGCCCCGGGGACGCCGTCGTCCTCCTCCATGTCCGCCCCACCAGCGTCCTCTACGGCGCCGATTGGGGCGCAGTCGACCTCTCCCTACCGGCCGGCGACGACGACGCGGAGAACGGGCTCCCTGCCTCCGAGGAGTCGCAGCGGAAGATGGAGGAGGATTTCGACGCCTTCACCACGAGCAAGGCGCAGGACCTGGCGCAACCCCTCGTGGAGGCGCAGATTCCCTTCAAGATCCACATCGTCAAGGACCACGACATGAAGGAGCGGCTGTGCCTCGAGGTGGAGAGGCTGCGTCCTAGCGCGGTTATCATGGGGAGCAGGGGATTTGGGGCTGCCAGGAGCGTCAGCAAGAGCCGTCTCGGAAGCGTCAGCGATTACTGCGTCCATCACTGCGCTTGCCCCGTGGTGGTGGTCCGTTACCCTGATGATGGGGCTGGTGCTGGATCTGGACTGGACAATGGAGAGGCCAAGAAGTTAGACGAGGGGATCGAGCTTCACCTGGCGCCAGAGGAGGAACAGGAGTATCACGATGCTGCTGAGGAACAAAAAG
- the LOC135613044 gene encoding universal stress protein PHOS34-like isoform X5, translated as MDTHHALPDPDRPARLLPSASAGSRRRIAIAVDLSDESAHAVSWAVRNYLRPGDAVVLLHVRPTSVLYGADWGAVDLSLPAGDDDAENGLPASEESQRKMEEDFDAFTTSKAQDLAQPLVEAQIPFKIHIVKDHDMKERLCLEVERLRPSAVIMGSRGFGAARSVSKSRLGSVSDYCVHHCACPVVVVRYPDDGAGAGSGLDNGEAKKLDEGIELHLAPEEEQEYHDAAEEQKAL; from the coding sequence ATGGACACGCATCATGCTCTACCGGATCCCGATCGCCCCGCGCGCCTCCTCCCCTCCGCCTCCGCGGGATCCCGCCGCCGGATCGCCATCGCCGTCGACCTCAGCGACGAGAGCGCCCACGCCGTGAGCTGGGCCGTACGGAACTACTTGCGCCCCGGGGACGCCGTCGTCCTCCTCCATGTCCGCCCCACCAGCGTCCTCTACGGCGCCGATTGGGGCGCAGTCGACCTCTCCCTACCGGCCGGCGACGACGACGCGGAGAACGGGCTCCCTGCCTCCGAGGAGTCGCAGCGGAAGATGGAGGAGGATTTCGACGCCTTCACCACGAGCAAGGCGCAGGACCTGGCGCAACCCCTCGTGGAGGCGCAGATTCCCTTCAAGATCCACATCGTCAAGGACCACGACATGAAGGAGCGGCTGTGCCTCGAGGTGGAGAGGCTGCGTCCTAGCGCGGTTATCATGGGGAGCAGGGGATTTGGGGCTGCCAGGAGCGTCAGCAAGAGCCGTCTCGGAAGCGTCAGCGATTACTGCGTCCATCACTGCGCTTGCCCCGTGGTGGTGGTCCGTTACCCTGATGATGGGGCTGGTGCTGGATCTGGACTGGACAATGGAGAGGCCAAGAAGTTAGACGAGGGGATCGAGCTTCACCTGGCGCCAGAGGAGGAACAGGAGTATCACGATGCTGCTGAGGAACAAAAAG
- the LOC103986345 gene encoding diacylglycerol kinase 1 isoform X3: MEGDSPKGDLPLRDFYIPDYIFTPESEKEDVPEKPTCPVIVFVNSKSGGQLGGDLIKTYRQLLNRVQVFDLGEEAPDKVLHRLYANFEKLKSDGDKLAAEIERTLRLIVAGGDGTAGWLLGVVCDLKLAQPPPIATVPLGTGNNLPFSFGWGKKNPGTNHQSVKYFLDQVKKAKEMQIDSWHLVMRMRDPKEGTCDPIAPLELPHSLHAFHRVSRSDSLNLEGYHTFRGGFWNYFSMGMDAQVSYAFHSERKLHPEKFKNQIINQTTYAKLGATQGWFFASLFHPSSRNIAQLANVKIMRRLGHWEDLHIPRSIRSIVCLNLPSFSGGLNPWGTPNQKKARDRDLTPPYVDDGLLEVVGFRDAWHGLVLFTPNGHGTRLAQARRIRFEFHKGAADHTFMRIDGEPWKQPLPVDDDTVVVEISHLRQVKMLATHNCISKSIDDPLTPSSVSHHDDGDSSPESEDEWEGGRRKFGAAETFKIPEDTDIAHVS, encoded by the exons ATGGAAGGTGATAGTCCCAAGGGGGATCTGCCACTGAGAGATTTCTATATCCCGGATTACATATTCACGCCAGAATCAGAAAAAGAGGATGTCCCAGAAAAACCCACTTGTCCTGTGATTGTTTTCGTCAATTCAAAAAGTGGTGGCCAACTTGGAGGTGATTTGATCAAAACATACCGGCAGCTTCTCAATCGAGTTCAG GTTTTTGATCTAGGAGAGGAGGCTCCTGATAAGGTGCTTCACAGGCTTTATGCCAACTTTGAAAAGCTCAAATCCGATGGTGATAAACTAGCTGCGGAAATTGAGAGGACATTGAGATTAATA GTTGCAGGTGGTGATGGTACAGCTGGTTGGCTTCTTGGTGTGGTTTGTGATCTTAAACTTGCTCAGCCGCCTCCAATTGCTACTGTGCCTTTGGGAACAGGAAACAATCTTCCCTTTTCATTTGGTTGG GGGAAGAAAAATCCTGGTACCAATCATCAGTCTGTGAAGTATTTCCTTGACCAAGTAAAGAAagcaaaagaaatgcaaatcgaTAG TTGGCATCTTGTCATGAGGATGAGGGATCCCAAGGAAGGTACATGTGATCCAATCGCTCCACTCGAATTACCACATTCTCTACATGCATTTCACCGTGTATCACGTTCAGACTCGCTTAATTTG GAAGGTTATCACACTTTTCGTGGTGGTTTTTGGAACTACTTCAGTATGG GAATGGATGCTCAAGTATCATATGCATTTCATTCTGAGCGGAAGCTGCATCCAGAGAAGTTCAAGAACCAGATAATTAATCAG ACTACCTATGCTAAACTAGGAGCTACTCAAGGGtggttttttgcttctctttttcaTCCTTCTTCAAG GAATATAGCACAGCTTGCAAATGTGAAAATCATGAGAAGACTGGGGCATTGGGAGGATCTCCATATTCCTCGCAG CATTAGATCAATAGTTTGTCTCAACTTACCCAGCTTTTCTGGAGGACTTAATCCATGGGGGACCCCAAATCAGAAGAAAGCGCGAGAT AGAGATCTTACTCCACCTTATGTTGATGACGGCCTTCTTGAGGTTGTCGGTTTCCGGGACGCATGGCATGGGCTTGTTTTGTTCACCCCAAATGGGCATGGAACCCGTCTTGCACAG GCACGAAGAATTCGGTTCGAGTTCCACAAGGGTGCAGCGGATCACACATTCATGCGAATCGATGGGGAGCCATGGAAGCAGCCTCTACCGGTGGATGACGACACGGTTGTCGTAGAGATCTCTCATCTCCGTCAGGTCAAAATGCTTGCAACCCACAATTGCATCTCCAAGAGCATCGATGACCCCTTGACACCATCATCGGTGAGCCATCATGATGATGGGGACAGCAGTCCGGAATCCGAGGATGAGTgggaaggagggaggaggaaatTTGGTGCAGCAGAGACATTCAAGATTCCGGAGGACACAGACATTGCTCATGTTAGTTAG
- the LOC135613044 gene encoding universal stress protein PHOS34-like isoform X3, with translation MDTHHALPDPDRPARLLPSASAGSRRRIAIAVDLSDESAHAVSWAVRNYLRPGDAVVLLHVRPTSVLYGADWGAVDLSLPAGDDDAENGLPASEESQRKMEEDFDAFTTSKAQDLAQPLVEAQIPFKIHIVKDHDMKERLCLEVERLRPSAVIMGSRGFGAARSVSKSRLGSVSDYCVHHCACPVVVVRYPDDGAGAGSGLDNGEAKKLDEGIELHLAPEEEQEYHDAAEEQKGSML, from the coding sequence ATGGACACGCATCATGCTCTACCGGATCCCGATCGCCCCGCGCGCCTCCTCCCCTCCGCCTCCGCGGGATCCCGCCGCCGGATCGCCATCGCCGTCGACCTCAGCGACGAGAGCGCCCACGCCGTGAGCTGGGCCGTACGGAACTACTTGCGCCCCGGGGACGCCGTCGTCCTCCTCCATGTCCGCCCCACCAGCGTCCTCTACGGCGCCGATTGGGGCGCAGTCGACCTCTCCCTACCGGCCGGCGACGACGACGCGGAGAACGGGCTCCCTGCCTCCGAGGAGTCGCAGCGGAAGATGGAGGAGGATTTCGACGCCTTCACCACGAGCAAGGCGCAGGACCTGGCGCAACCCCTCGTGGAGGCGCAGATTCCCTTCAAGATCCACATCGTCAAGGACCACGACATGAAGGAGCGGCTGTGCCTCGAGGTGGAGAGGCTGCGTCCTAGCGCGGTTATCATGGGGAGCAGGGGATTTGGGGCTGCCAGGAGCGTCAGCAAGAGCCGTCTCGGAAGCGTCAGCGATTACTGCGTCCATCACTGCGCTTGCCCCGTGGTGGTGGTCCGTTACCCTGATGATGGGGCTGGTGCTGGATCTGGACTGGACAATGGAGAGGCCAAGAAGTTAGACGAGGGGATCGAGCTTCACCTGGCGCCAGAGGAGGAACAGGAGTATCACGATGCTGCTGAGGAACAAAAAG
- the LOC103986345 gene encoding diacylglycerol kinase 1 isoform X1, which translates to MVRGSPSLPRPPRLLRLEPGKEAESSGGPPFTLEISGKSFSSWSSGMEGDSPKGDLPLRDFYIPDYIFTPESEKEDVPEKPTCPVIVFVNSKSGGQLGGDLIKTYRQLLNRVQVFDLGEEAPDKVLHRLYANFEKLKSDGDKLAAEIERTLRLIVAGGDGTAGWLLGVVCDLKLAQPPPIATVPLGTGNNLPFSFGWGKKNPGTNHQSVKYFLDQVKKAKEMQIDSWHLVMRMRDPKEGTCDPIAPLELPHSLHAFHRVSRSDSLNLEGYHTFRGGFWNYFSMGMDAQVSYAFHSERKLHPEKFKNQIINQTTYAKLGATQGWFFASLFHPSSRNIAQLANVKIMRRLGHWEDLHIPRSIRSIVCLNLPSFSGGLNPWGTPNQKKARDRDLTPPYVDDGLLEVVGFRDAWHGLVLFTPNGHGTRLAQARRIRFEFHKGAADHTFMRIDGEPWKQPLPVDDDTVVVEISHLRQVKMLATHNCISKSIDDPLTPSSVSHHDDGDSSPESEDEWEGGRRKFGAAETFKIPEDTDIAHVS; encoded by the exons ATGGTCCGCGGATCGCCTTCCCTACCTCGTCCTCCACGCCTTCTCCGACTCGAACCGGGGAAGGAGGCAGAATCGAGCGGAGGTCCTCCGTTTACTCTTGAGATCTCGGGTAAATCCTTCTCAAG TTGGTCTTCAGGTATGGAAGGTGATAGTCCCAAGGGGGATCTGCCACTGAGAGATTTCTATATCCCGGATTACATATTCACGCCAGAATCAGAAAAAGAGGATGTCCCAGAAAAACCCACTTGTCCTGTGATTGTTTTCGTCAATTCAAAAAGTGGTGGCCAACTTGGAGGTGATTTGATCAAAACATACCGGCAGCTTCTCAATCGAGTTCAG GTTTTTGATCTAGGAGAGGAGGCTCCTGATAAGGTGCTTCACAGGCTTTATGCCAACTTTGAAAAGCTCAAATCCGATGGTGATAAACTAGCTGCGGAAATTGAGAGGACATTGAGATTAATA GTTGCAGGTGGTGATGGTACAGCTGGTTGGCTTCTTGGTGTGGTTTGTGATCTTAAACTTGCTCAGCCGCCTCCAATTGCTACTGTGCCTTTGGGAACAGGAAACAATCTTCCCTTTTCATTTGGTTGG GGGAAGAAAAATCCTGGTACCAATCATCAGTCTGTGAAGTATTTCCTTGACCAAGTAAAGAAagcaaaagaaatgcaaatcgaTAG TTGGCATCTTGTCATGAGGATGAGGGATCCCAAGGAAGGTACATGTGATCCAATCGCTCCACTCGAATTACCACATTCTCTACATGCATTTCACCGTGTATCACGTTCAGACTCGCTTAATTTG GAAGGTTATCACACTTTTCGTGGTGGTTTTTGGAACTACTTCAGTATGG GAATGGATGCTCAAGTATCATATGCATTTCATTCTGAGCGGAAGCTGCATCCAGAGAAGTTCAAGAACCAGATAATTAATCAG ACTACCTATGCTAAACTAGGAGCTACTCAAGGGtggttttttgcttctctttttcaTCCTTCTTCAAG GAATATAGCACAGCTTGCAAATGTGAAAATCATGAGAAGACTGGGGCATTGGGAGGATCTCCATATTCCTCGCAG CATTAGATCAATAGTTTGTCTCAACTTACCCAGCTTTTCTGGAGGACTTAATCCATGGGGGACCCCAAATCAGAAGAAAGCGCGAGAT AGAGATCTTACTCCACCTTATGTTGATGACGGCCTTCTTGAGGTTGTCGGTTTCCGGGACGCATGGCATGGGCTTGTTTTGTTCACCCCAAATGGGCATGGAACCCGTCTTGCACAG GCACGAAGAATTCGGTTCGAGTTCCACAAGGGTGCAGCGGATCACACATTCATGCGAATCGATGGGGAGCCATGGAAGCAGCCTCTACCGGTGGATGACGACACGGTTGTCGTAGAGATCTCTCATCTCCGTCAGGTCAAAATGCTTGCAACCCACAATTGCATCTCCAAGAGCATCGATGACCCCTTGACACCATCATCGGTGAGCCATCATGATGATGGGGACAGCAGTCCGGAATCCGAGGATGAGTgggaaggagggaggaggaaatTTGGTGCAGCAGAGACATTCAAGATTCCGGAGGACACAGACATTGCTCATGTTAGTTAG
- the LOC135613044 gene encoding universal stress protein PHOS32-like isoform X1, with protein sequence MDTHHALPDPDRPARLLPSASAGSRRRIAIAVDLSDESAHAVSWAVRNYLRPGDAVVLLHVRPTSVLYGADWGAVDLSLPAGDDDAENGLPASEESQRKMEEDFDAFTTSKAQDLAQPLVEAQIPFKIHIVKDHDMKERLCLEVERLRPSAVIMGSRGFGAARSVSKSRLGSVSDYCVHHCACPVVVVRYPDDGAGAGSGLDNGEAKKLDEGIELHLAPEEEQEYHDAAEEQKDLLCGDLWKMLWSGLVLSMYRGEILPSLHSKLPCTEVNSFREARFG encoded by the exons ATGGACACGCATCATGCTCTACCGGATCCCGATCGCCCCGCGCGCCTCCTCCCCTCCGCCTCCGCGGGATCCCGCCGCCGGATCGCCATCGCCGTCGACCTCAGCGACGAGAGCGCCCACGCCGTGAGCTGGGCCGTACGGAACTACTTGCGCCCCGGGGACGCCGTCGTCCTCCTCCATGTCCGCCCCACCAGCGTCCTCTACGGCGCCGATTGGGGCGCAGTCGACCTCTCCCTACCGGCCGGCGACGACGACGCGGAGAACGGGCTCCCTGCCTCCGAGGAGTCGCAGCGGAAGATGGAGGAGGATTTCGACGCCTTCACCACGAGCAAGGCGCAGGACCTGGCGCAACCCCTCGTGGAGGCGCAGATTCCCTTCAAGATCCACATCGTCAAGGACCACGACATGAAGGAGCGGCTGTGCCTCGAGGTGGAGAGGCTGCGTCCTAGCGCGGTTATCATGGGGAGCAGGGGATTTGGGGCTGCCAGGAGCGTCAGCAAGAGCCGTCTCGGAAGCGTCAGCGATTACTGCGTCCATCACTGCGCTTGCCCCGTGGTGGTGGTCCGTTACCCTGATGATGGGGCTGGTGCTGGATCTGGACTGGACAATGGAGAGGCCAAGAAGTTAGACGAGGGGATCGAGCTTCACCTGGCGCCAGAGGAGGAACAGGAGTATCACGATGCTGCTGAGGAACAAAAAG ACCTTTTATGTGGTGATTTATGGAAAATGTTGTGGAGTGGATTGGTGTTGTCCATGTACCGAGGTGAAATCCTTCCATCCTTACATTCGAAGCTTCCATGTACAGAGGTGAATTCCTTTCGGGAAGCCAGGTTTGGATAA
- the LOC103986345 gene encoding diacylglycerol kinase 1 isoform X2 — translation MVRGSPSLPRPPRLLRLEPGKEAESSGGPPFTLEISGMEGDSPKGDLPLRDFYIPDYIFTPESEKEDVPEKPTCPVIVFVNSKSGGQLGGDLIKTYRQLLNRVQVFDLGEEAPDKVLHRLYANFEKLKSDGDKLAAEIERTLRLIVAGGDGTAGWLLGVVCDLKLAQPPPIATVPLGTGNNLPFSFGWGKKNPGTNHQSVKYFLDQVKKAKEMQIDSWHLVMRMRDPKEGTCDPIAPLELPHSLHAFHRVSRSDSLNLEGYHTFRGGFWNYFSMGMDAQVSYAFHSERKLHPEKFKNQIINQTTYAKLGATQGWFFASLFHPSSRNIAQLANVKIMRRLGHWEDLHIPRSIRSIVCLNLPSFSGGLNPWGTPNQKKARDRDLTPPYVDDGLLEVVGFRDAWHGLVLFTPNGHGTRLAQARRIRFEFHKGAADHTFMRIDGEPWKQPLPVDDDTVVVEISHLRQVKMLATHNCISKSIDDPLTPSSVSHHDDGDSSPESEDEWEGGRRKFGAAETFKIPEDTDIAHVS, via the exons ATGGTCCGCGGATCGCCTTCCCTACCTCGTCCTCCACGCCTTCTCCGACTCGAACCGGGGAAGGAGGCAGAATCGAGCGGAGGTCCTCCGTTTACTCTTGAGATCTCGG GTATGGAAGGTGATAGTCCCAAGGGGGATCTGCCACTGAGAGATTTCTATATCCCGGATTACATATTCACGCCAGAATCAGAAAAAGAGGATGTCCCAGAAAAACCCACTTGTCCTGTGATTGTTTTCGTCAATTCAAAAAGTGGTGGCCAACTTGGAGGTGATTTGATCAAAACATACCGGCAGCTTCTCAATCGAGTTCAG GTTTTTGATCTAGGAGAGGAGGCTCCTGATAAGGTGCTTCACAGGCTTTATGCCAACTTTGAAAAGCTCAAATCCGATGGTGATAAACTAGCTGCGGAAATTGAGAGGACATTGAGATTAATA GTTGCAGGTGGTGATGGTACAGCTGGTTGGCTTCTTGGTGTGGTTTGTGATCTTAAACTTGCTCAGCCGCCTCCAATTGCTACTGTGCCTTTGGGAACAGGAAACAATCTTCCCTTTTCATTTGGTTGG GGGAAGAAAAATCCTGGTACCAATCATCAGTCTGTGAAGTATTTCCTTGACCAAGTAAAGAAagcaaaagaaatgcaaatcgaTAG TTGGCATCTTGTCATGAGGATGAGGGATCCCAAGGAAGGTACATGTGATCCAATCGCTCCACTCGAATTACCACATTCTCTACATGCATTTCACCGTGTATCACGTTCAGACTCGCTTAATTTG GAAGGTTATCACACTTTTCGTGGTGGTTTTTGGAACTACTTCAGTATGG GAATGGATGCTCAAGTATCATATGCATTTCATTCTGAGCGGAAGCTGCATCCAGAGAAGTTCAAGAACCAGATAATTAATCAG ACTACCTATGCTAAACTAGGAGCTACTCAAGGGtggttttttgcttctctttttcaTCCTTCTTCAAG GAATATAGCACAGCTTGCAAATGTGAAAATCATGAGAAGACTGGGGCATTGGGAGGATCTCCATATTCCTCGCAG CATTAGATCAATAGTTTGTCTCAACTTACCCAGCTTTTCTGGAGGACTTAATCCATGGGGGACCCCAAATCAGAAGAAAGCGCGAGAT AGAGATCTTACTCCACCTTATGTTGATGACGGCCTTCTTGAGGTTGTCGGTTTCCGGGACGCATGGCATGGGCTTGTTTTGTTCACCCCAAATGGGCATGGAACCCGTCTTGCACAG GCACGAAGAATTCGGTTCGAGTTCCACAAGGGTGCAGCGGATCACACATTCATGCGAATCGATGGGGAGCCATGGAAGCAGCCTCTACCGGTGGATGACGACACGGTTGTCGTAGAGATCTCTCATCTCCGTCAGGTCAAAATGCTTGCAACCCACAATTGCATCTCCAAGAGCATCGATGACCCCTTGACACCATCATCGGTGAGCCATCATGATGATGGGGACAGCAGTCCGGAATCCGAGGATGAGTgggaaggagggaggaggaaatTTGGTGCAGCAGAGACATTCAAGATTCCGGAGGACACAGACATTGCTCATGTTAGTTAG